One Salarias fasciatus chromosome 9, fSalaFa1.1, whole genome shotgun sequence DNA segment encodes these proteins:
- the otulina gene encoding OTU deubiquitinase with linear linkage specificity a, giving the protein MSWVKAASFNGEDVFDESGDELSLQSKEWMSNMKKRVKDGYVDGVDAGEEASLQAGFDQGFREGAAQTAAVGRLKGMVSAISCWCQIQHPESPVPAAVTDLLQQVVKHEDQIMDGIKRALENPPPSVSDVSESMEDLEVEPSGCAEGACKESDCCRTAEKMELGSRSTDCSSSVEEDLNHLLQRCVDVVLNLGLPQELIAHIEEIKRL; this is encoded by the exons ATGTCGTGGGTTAAAGCCGCGTCCTTTAATGGAGAAGATGTTTTTGACGAGAGTGGGGACGAGCTGAGTCTCCAGAGTAAAGAATGGATGTCCAACATGAAGAAACGAGTCAAG GACGGCTATGTGGACGGGGTGGATGCCGGGGAGGAGGCTTCGCTTCAGGCCGGGTTCGACCAGGGCTTCAGGGAAGGAGCGGCGCAGACTGCGGCTGTGGGCCGACTCAAGGGGATGGTCAG tgctATAAGCTGCTGGTGTCAGATCCAGCATCCTGAAAGCCCTGTCCCAGCCGCTGTGACTGACCTCCTGCAGCAAGTTGTAAAGCATGAAGACCAGATCATGGACGGCATCAAGAGGGCTCTAGAGAATCCTCCTCCCAGTGTGAGTGATGTCTCTGAGAGCATGGAGGACTTGGAGGTGGAGCCGAGCGGCTGTGCGGAGGGAGCATGCAAAGAGTCGGACTGTTGCAGGACAGCAGAAAAAATGGAGTTGGGTTCACGGTCCACCGACTGCTCATCCAGCGTGGAGGAAGATCTAAACCACCTTCTGCAGCGTTGCGTGGATGTGGTGTTGAATCTGGGACTGCCACAGGAGCTGATCGCTCACATAGAGGAGATAAAAAGGCTGTGA
- the LOC115394267 gene encoding fibrous sheath CABYR-binding protein: MGNCCCRTESPCGSAEERSGLLKDDSKVTACAGEAVVAGTCGPEGDDDLRKSPDEQVKPVPAKPENGLTELSNTQENGPVQTESVQTAAPSPQQAAKLKENGTRAQDKDMKVTPAEPHSGKAEPPQCTLNSQPEENATAEREVVASNAEVKEEDSSSAQGKIPDGASLTEDAARQEDPPQTETPTAEHTAASAPHDDGDQEEPRSALPAPDAAAESTEVLTESNEELVETPPAAASQPVHIPAASQKAQPLTFAETEDVDLGVSSAPPEDTESLHVCPSPPGSEPEGLGDTNQDSVQVPETDAPADASQSLNSDAAAESELHCATSLKETSEEEVMLEPQDKAEDVPKVKEDGEVKEQEDPESASTEAQTPEEAESPEPSGNGEQPAANGTADDTAAVVPAGQKEDSLGNSEEDLYRAAEDLSASQSHEAGHPPSSETPLLKVEDRCSLSPAVDTLLYSEREWKGNTAKSALIKKGYKEMSQRFGGVRRVRGDNYCALRATLFQVLSHSTHLPAWLQDHSFTSLPQQLAAQEGLISQWTFPGECLQGDGAGDATQQLGGYLELLQNKWRAAVDCASASERQQLCERVFRGGEEELGLLEALKLLMLSRAVELHGRMQAGDDVPLFCWLLFARDSSDCPHAFLANHLSHVGLSAGLEQVEMFLLGYALQCTIQVYRLYKAETEEFVTFYPDDHKDDWPSVCLVTEDDRHYNVPVADAAAPQEQPASS, translated from the exons ATGGGGAACTGTTGCTGTCGCACTGAAAGTCCCTGTGGCAGTGCGGAGGAGCGAAGCGGTCTGCTGAAAGATGACTCAAAGGTCACTGCGTGTGCGGGAGAAGCAGTCGTGGCGGGCACCTGCGGTCCTGAAGGAGACGATGACTTAAG AAAAAGTCCCGACGAGCAGGTCAAACCTGTACCGGCGAAGCCCGAAAATGGATTGACTGAACTCAGCAACACTCAGGAAAATGGACCCGTGCAGACGGAGAGTGTCCAGACAGCGGCGCCTTCTCCCCAACAAGCAGCCAAACTCAAAGAAAACGGCACCAGAGCACAAGACAAAGACATGAAGGTAACTCCTGCCGAGCCCCACAGTGGGAAAGCTGAACCTCCGCAGTGCACTTTAAACTCTCAGCCAGAAGAAAATGCCACAGCCGAGAGGGAAGTCGTAGCATCAAATGCAGAAGTGAAGGAAGAAGACTCATCTTCGGCGCAGGGAAAAATCCCAGACGGTGCCTCACTGACAGAAGATGCGGCTCGCCAGGAAGATCCCCCCCAAACTGAAACCCCCACAGCAGAGCACACGGCAGCGAGCGCTCCTCATGACGATGGCGATCAGGAAGAGCCACGCTCCGCTCTCCCTGCGCCCGACGCTGCAGCCGAGTCGACGGAAGTTTTAACTGAGAGTAATGAGGAGTTGGTGGagactcctcctgctgcagccagtcAGCCCGTCCACATCCCTGCAGCCAGCCAGAAGGCTCAGCCTTTGACCTT CGCTGAGACGGAGGACGTGGATCTCGGCGTCTCCTCGGCTCCTCCTGAAGACACAGAGAGCCTCCATGtctgtccctctcctcctgGATCGGAGCCCGAGGGCCTCGGCGATACGAACCAGGACTCGGTCCAGGTGCCAGAGACCGACGCTCCAGCCGACGccagccagag CCTTAACTCCGATGCGGCTGCAGAGTCGGAGCTCCATTGTGCAACGAGTTTGAAAGAGAcctcagaggaggaagtgatgctGGAGCCGCAGGACAAAGCTGAAGACGTTCCAAAAGTGAAGGAAGACGGTGAGGTGAAGGAGCAGGAAGATCCAGAGAGCGCTTCCACCGAGGCCCAAACTCCGGAGGAGGCCGAGAGCCCGGAGCCGAGTGGAAACGGAGAGCAGCCGGCGGCGAACGGCACTGCGGACGACACCGCTGCCGTCGTACCTGCCGGCCAGAAGGAGGACAGTCTGGGGAACAG TGAGGAGGATCTCTACAGAGCAGCCGAGGATCTGTCTGCATCCCAGAGTCATGAAGCAGGACACCCGCCCAGCTCGGAGACTCCGC TTTTAAAGGTGGAGGACAGATGCAGCTTGTCCCCGGCGGTGGACACTCTGCTGTACAGCGAGCGGGAGTGGAAAGGAAACACCGCCAAAAGTGCTCTCATTAAGAAG GGTTATAAGGAGATGTCCCAGAGGTTCGGCGGCGTGAGGAGAGTGAGGGGCGACAACTACTGTGCCCTCAGAGCCACGCTGTTCCAGGTGTTGTCTCACAGCACACATCTGCCTGCCTGGCTGCAGGACCACAGCTTCACCTCG CTGCCGCAGCAGCTGGCGGCTCAGGAAGGCCTGATAAGTCAGTGGACGTTTCCTGGAGAGTGTCTGCAGGGCGACGGGGCAGGAGATGCCACCCAGCAGCTCGGAGGCTACTTGGAGCTTCTGCAGAACAAG TGGCGCGCGGCGGTGGACTGCGCCTCGGCGTCGGAGCGCCAGCAGCTGTGCGAGCGGGTGTTccgcggcggcgaggaggagctggggctGCTGGAGGCGCTGAAGCTGCTGATGCTGTCCCGGGCGGTGGAGCTGCACGGCCGCATGCAGGCCGGGGACGACGTGCCGCtcttctgctggctgctgttcGCGCGCGACTCGTCCGACTGCCCGCACGCCTTCCTCGCCAACCACCTCAGCCACGTGGGCCTGAGCGCCGGGCTGGAGCAG gtggagatgttcctgctgGGCTACGCCTTGCAGTGCACCATCCAAGTTTACAGACTGTACAAAGCAGAGACGGAGGAGTTCGTGACGTTCTACCCGGACGACCACAAGGACGACTGGCCGTCCGTGTGCCTGGTGACGGAGGACGACCGCCACTACAACGTGCCAGTGGCGGACGCCGCGGCGCCGCAGGAGCAGCCCGCCTCCAGCTGA